One window of Marmota flaviventris isolate mMarFla1 chromosome 5, mMarFla1.hap1, whole genome shotgun sequence genomic DNA carries:
- the Fbxl7 gene encoding F-box/LRR-repeat protein 7: MGANNGKQYGSEGKGSSSISSDVSSSTDHTPTKAQKNVATSEDSDLSMRTLSTPSPALICPPTLPGFQNGRGSSTSSSSVTGETVAMVHSPPPTRLTHPLIRLASRPQKEQASIDRLPDHCMVHIFSFLPTNQLCRCARVCRRWYNLAWDPRLWRTIRLMGETINVDRALKVLTRRLCQDTPNVCLMLETVIVSGCRRLTDRGLYTIAQCCPELRRLEVSGCYNISNEAVFDVVSLCPNLEHLDVSGCSKVTCISLTREASIKLSPLHGKQISIRYLDMTDCFVLEDEGLHTIAAHCTQLTHLYLRRCVRLTDEGLRYLVIYCTSIKELSVSDCRFVSDFGLREIAKLESRLRYLSIAHCGRVTDVGIRYVAKYCSKLRYLNARGCEGITDHGVEYLAKNCTKLKSLDIGKCPLVSDTGLECLALNCFNLKRLSLKSCESITGQGLQIVAANCFDLQMLNVQDCEVSVEALRFVKRHCKRCVIEHTNPAFF, from the exons ACTCCGACCTGAGCATGCGCACACTGAGCACGCCCAGCCCAGCCTTGATATGTCCACCGACTTTACCAGGATTTCAGAATGGAAGGGGCTCATCCACCTCCTCGTCCTCTGTCACCGGAGAAACGGTGGCCATGGTCCACTCCCCGCCCCCGACCCGCCTCACACACCCGCTCATCAGGCTCGCCTCCAGACCCCAGAAAGAGCAGGCCAGCATAGACCGGCTCCCGGACCACTGCATGGTGCacatcttctccttcctgcccaCCAACCAGCTGTGTCGCTGTGCACGCGTGTGTCGCCGCTGGTACAACCTGGCGTGGGACCCGCGGCTCTGGAGGACTATCCGCCTGATGGGCGAGACCATCAACGTGGACCGTGCGCTCAAGGTGCTGACCCGCAGGCTGTGCCAGGACACCCCCAACGTGTGTCTCATGCTGGAAACAGTAATTGTCAGTGGCTGCCGGCGGCTCACAGACCGAGGGCTTTACACCATTGCCCAGTGCTGCCCCGAACTGAGGCGACTGGAAGTCTCAGGCTGTTACAATATCTCCAATGAGGCCGTTTTTGACGTGGTGTCCCTCTGCCCCAATCTGGAGCACCTGGACGTGTCAG GGTGCTCCAAAGTGACCTGCATCAGCTTGACTCGGGAGGCCTCCATTAAATTGTCCCCCTTGCATGGCAAACAGATTTCCATCCGCTACCTGGACATGACGGACTGCTTTGTGCTGGAGGACGAGGGCCTGCACACCATCGCAGCGCACTGCACGCAGCTGACCCACCTGTACCTGCGACGCTGCGTCCGCCTCACCGACGAGGGCCTCCGCTACCTGGTGATCTACTGCACGTCCATCAAGGAGCTGAGTGTCAGCGACTGCCGCTTCGTCAGTGACTTCGGCCTGCGGGAGATCGCCAAGCTGGAGTCCCGCCTGCGGTACCTCAGCATCGCCCACTGTGGCCGGGTGACCGACGTGGGCATCCGTTACGTGGCCAAGTACTGCAGCAAGTTGCGCTACCTCAACGCGAGGGGCTGCGAGGGCATCACGGACCATGGCGTGGAGTACCTTGCCAAGAACTGCACGAAACTCAAATCTCTGGACATCGGCAAATGCCCACTGGTCTCCGACACGGGCCTGGAGTGCCTGGCCCTGAACTGCTTCAATCTCAAGCGCCTCAGCCTCAAGTCCTGCGAGAGCATCACCGGCCAGGGCCTGCAGATCGTGGCCGCCAATTGCTTTGACCTCCAGATGCTGAATGTCCAAGACTGCGAGGTTTCTGTGGAGGCCCTGCGGTTTGTCAAACGCCACTGCAAGCGCTGCGTCATCGAGCACACCAACCCCGCCTTCTTCTGA